Below is a window of Phoenix dactylifera cultivar Barhee BC4 chromosome 7, palm_55x_up_171113_PBpolish2nd_filt_p, whole genome shotgun sequence DNA.
CAAAGCTCTATTTTCCCTGTTTTGACTGGCTGAACCATGATTTCTCTTCTTCTCGGTGGGTTCCGCCGCCAACGCTTGTCACTGAGGACTCTTTCCAATTCCCCATGGTGGTTTATGGCCATAGCCAGGGTTCTGGCCGTCGGGATGCCTCTGTTCCATGGTTAAAGGAttggaaccttttttttttttttgatgggttTGATGCTGCTGGTTGCCATCGCCGCCGGCCATAGGCTGCCCGTTGGCCAACCATGGATCTCTTGACCCCATGCACCACCGCATCCACCATCATCACCTTGAATCCGGCCTTTGAGTCGCCAAAATGGTCGTGAGCGAAGGCCTCCACTGTTTCAcattcttttgttttgttttgttgaaTAAATAGACCATCACTGATGCTGGTTCGTTATAAATTAAGATCATatttattcaaaatttttaaaattacagCAAATTTTTAAATCTAGCATATCCTCTAAGCTTTTACCCCAAGAAGTGCGCAGGGTGTTGGATAGACGTGACAGGAGGAGCCTATAAAATGATGACACTCCAAACAACGAGATGGTAAAGGCGTCGATGATGGTAGCCGCTACAACGGAGGTGGCATAATAACGATAACATCAACGATAGCAAGAACATCGCAACCACGATGATGATTTTGGTGTAATGAAGACTGAAGCACGGTGACAATGTTCTGTTGAAGGCCGTGAAAGTTAGGAAGATTGTGGTAATAGTAGCAtagaaatcataaaataatttttttaaaaatatatattaagtaaAATAGTAgtatcaaatatttttattttagtgctatgattttatttttaaaaaatagaaaataaaagtgaTACCAACCGCATTGTAATAACGTACTATATTAGAGCAGCGGAAAAGGCCCGACTCTAAATTTCTAAAGCTTTTTAATCGCCACTTATTTTCAAGACCCAGTGCCCGGTTATCTATAGAAGTCAAAAGCACCAAACCTATCAGCGATCTTGAGTTCTCAACAATTGAACATGTGCCTCAAATAGACCAAGCTTGGCCTCAAAAAGACCAGCTCGCCACCTCAAACCGTATCGCATTTGGTTGGAAAAAGATGAAACGGTCAGAAGCACTCCAATGCGAGCCCCTGTCCACATTATGTAAGCTTAACAGCAAGAGCCGTTTTGGCAACAAAACTGATGAAAAGTTTGATAATTCCAACAGCCTCTTATGAAACATTCTGATTGAAGGGACTCTAGATGCATTCGACAGCTTTATTCTCTAGATTAAGCTgcatgaaaagataaaaatatttgCCTGGGCCTATGCTTTCTTGTGCATGACCTTTCCTTGGTTTCTTGGGTCTCGAATTTGCTGGATAAATAACCTGCCAAATTTGTCACCACTATCTTGCCAACCTGAAACGAATAAAGGGGAAAAGAATACAAAAATAACCTCCCAAAGTTTGTACATCAAAAGCATCAATTTTAATATCCGCAAAATAATATTAAGTGGAGTTACATCCCTAATGAACTTTCAATTTAGAAATACTGACTGTAGTTGCATATGAGCTAGAGTTTTTTTCCAAAAcatttttttgatattaattttggaaaactaaaaaaaaatgcatgcggaccctaaattttgaatttcaaaggaAATCCTGTTATGCTCATGCTGTCATACTTAACTTTATAGAAACAAGTTACATCTGCATCAAATGGAGGGAAAACAAGGGAATGGGTAGACCATGCTCTGCATTCAAAATTATGACACATATGAACGCCCACGTATGGGTTGCGATCATTTGCAGTTAAAAATTTTGGTTTTGGATTCAATAAGGATTGGAGCTGATGTTCGTAGGCTCATACTGTCATCTCTTGCCTTTCCATGGGCAATACCACCATTTTCACTCATGACATGCTGATATTAACTAAAATATGTATAGTGACAGCAAGCACATTACAAGCAACAACATTGGGTAACTTGTCCTTTTGGTCTCCTCTAAGCAAGATCGAACAAGATTTTGCATGCCACATCAAGACACACAACATACCAAATTTAGTTTTATAACAGTTTTAACATAAGTCAAAAGAACTGACTCTAGACTCTGCAAGCAATCTGTTCCCTGCACTGTACATTTTCATGTTACCGACAATGAAGAGCTACCATGCCATTAAATGCGTACCTCCTCATGCAAGACCCTACAGCTTCAACGGTTACCTCTTCCGCCTTTTGGATTCAACCTGGAAAACGAGAAAACACACCAACAGACCATCAATGACCTTAAAGGTATCAGAGTAACTAAAAGTAAGCAGTCCAAGTAATAGGGTTCCTCCAGGCATTGTAAGGTATTTCTCCAACAGCTATTAATGACAAATATTTTAATCCTCCCACTTCGTCAGTCCAAAGGAACCTAGCAGGTGAGACCACCAGACAAATATAATGATCAAGGTTTCTTTTCCACATAGGGAAAATATTGAGTGTCATAGgttaaattttttatattatatcatcTCCTCCCCCAAAATAGGTAGGAAATTTTGGATCAAAATCCTTTATGATGTGTCAAAATCCACTTGCTCTCCAGCTTTGCAACACATAGGCCACAcgttatcctaaacaagtagtTCACAGTAATGCCAAAAATTTACCATATGATCTTGGCAGATGTTCCGGCTGTCTATGCAATTAGATAAAATCATCATATCGATGGACCTCCAGTATCAGTTGTATAGAATAGAATTTGACAACTGGCCATATGCCAGTTGCCAAAAGTGAGACAATccatactttttattttttgcaatgTCTCAAATAAATTTTTTCCTCTATAGCCTCCAAAGGTGAACCAACCACCCTGATAGCTTACATTTTATAAAATCAGGCAGCGAATAGTGCCTATAAAGTGTTCACaacatttttctttcatatctcTTCCACAAAACAGTCAAGAGACTTTCATAATAATGGTTAAGAGGAGGGGAATCTCCATAACTTGAACCCTTGCCATTCATAAGAAAACTTCAAGTAACACTAATCAAGATGAAACTATCCTTGAAAATGCAATCAGATCATCTTCCATAGGACACATGAAATAGCTAGGATTCACATAGGCCTCTAAAAAAATACCAAACTCCTATTTTTTCATCTAGCCTAAATGCTTTTGCCTGTTTGTCAAAATTACATGTTCTTTCTTGTTCGTGGTAATCAAAGtgataaactttttttttccagagTTATTGGATTGTTTCAATTCCTTCTGAATTGGCTCAAACTGAAATAATGCTCTCATTTCGTCATGGCAACTTTTAAACCCATACGGTAGTTTGCTTACTTGCATAAGACTTCAGCTCCTGTAGGTGCTGATTTTTTTGTCTCCAATTTAATTTGATAATTAAATTGTAGTTCTTTCTCCAATCTTCTATTCATGTATTAGATCATTCTATTATAAAAAATTCTTTAAGCCAAGATCCAAATTTAACCTTAATTACTCCCATTTTCATCTATTTTTTGGAGCACGAAATCTCTGTTCATTTTAGGCCATTCAATAGCTCGATAGTTGGCTGATCTAGGGCCtctgttctttcttttgaagtgCCTTCAGATACCACATGTTATTAACAGCTTACAAAAATAGATGCCTTTAGAATCTCTcatatttcacaatttggattgTAACCCTTTCAGTAACAGCTTCTTTATACCAATATTCATCCACCTTTATACTAGATTTTGGTCACTTATCATCTGAACCTTTTTTTAGAGTTGGACCTTTCAACTATTATTTCCTGTTGATCCACTACAgttttttgtcttttctatTGCTTCACAAACATCTTGGGTTCAAATTTAGGTCTCTTCATACTCTCTATCCATAAATTGTTAGATAAGCTTTAGCATCAACTATTTGTCTGTTTATTCGAACATATTGCTTTTTGGTTCCATAAAATGTCGTCTTACATAAGTTTCTAAGCCTTGATTTTATGTCCTCAGACATATGGTCTTGTAGGTCGCCATCTTCTGTTCTCCTGTTGGTTTTGTTACCTAAATCGCCACTGGCTTTCCATGTCTTCCTTGCTTAGGATCCAAGCTTCCTATAACATGGTTTTGGGTCCTCTACATATTCTTGCTTAAGTTAGTCATCTGGTTTGACTTCAAGACTAAATTATTCCTCTCTGATTTGATATCTCCCTTTACTAAGCTCTCTATTACGACTCCAATCTTTCTTGGTAATCCTTCATGGATCTTACCCCAAACAAAAAGCATGTAATTAACCACAACCAACATAAAACCAATGTATCTACTTCCAAAATAACTTCACAACCATTTGCTGAAACCTTTAATGCCTTAACCTTCTCTAACCTTGATCTCCTCAAAAACTATGTTGTAAGACTCTGTTACCTCTCTCTATGCTTGTCATTGGTGATGCATCTCCCATCAGCTTCATatatatgttctatttattCAAATTTTACAGCATCATCTTCCTTATTGGCCATAATTAGTTTGTAATGTATATATTTGCCTATATGCCCTAATGTGAAATCACATTCAGTTTATCACATTCCCAAAATGGTTCCACTACAAGTTACATAAAAAGTTCAATGGTACATACATACCCAGAAACACTCACAAAAACTTTTTATCAATTCCTTTCTAAGTCTTATTGGTATTCTATCATATAGATTTTATGTGAATCGACATGTCTCAAAGAATGAAGATTAAATAGTGCTTCTAGAAAATCTTTCAAGGTCTAATTTAATCTAACATAGACATAAAAGATTTAATACTTTAATGAGTGAGATAATAATTTCATGCCATAAGCCCAATGGAAACAGCATAACCAAGCTGTCCCATCACAGGCATGAAAAGCAAATGATATGTAAATATTTTCAGTCATAGGTATATATTAAAGTTCAACAAGTATGCTAGAAATGACTGAAGAGGCTTCCATGACAATCAACTTCATACATCATGACATAAAACTTTGCAGATAATGAGCCCACAGAAAAGggataatataaataataaactaAATAGGTATAAAGAATATCTAACATCAAATTCACCTTAGGCTCTGAAATTGGTGAAGCAGGATAGCCATTCACAGATCTCTTAGCGTCATCTTCAGAGGTACAATCTGAGCAGAGAAAGTGATCTAATTTTTTTGCCTGTTCAATAGTCATGCCCATACAAGACGGGTGAAACCTGCTTGGGCGGTGATGCATATAGAAAACATCATACATCAAATAAATAAACCAAGACAATACCAAAGCATAaaaatggattaaacaacataaGCAATCATTTTCAAGTTTTCAAGTTCGTATTACAGATTATCCAAATATCTTCAAGCAAATGGTATGTATATTAATTAAGCAGTATGCCTTTTAAATCGACAAAGTAAAATAACTAGTCTAGAAGCATCTAAAGCTTCATGAAATATTTATGCCATGCACTCTTTTCCCAAGTCAATCACAGAACACCTGTATATAGCACTCACCACTGCATTAAATGCATGAGAAAAGTGACACAacataggtgcttaggagaacTGTTTTAAGATTTGGTCAATGGCATATCACAGGTCCACCTATAGATTTCTGCTCAAACTGCTTCAATACGGGATGCAGCAGCAGCAAATACATGACACACCAGCTGGAAGCATCTAGAAAGCCATAAAGGATAACAACAATCAGAAACTACAATGTTGTTCCACCCATGTGAGATTGACTTCAGAAATCCTTATTAGggatgaaattttaaaaatatagctAACAAAAGCAGGAACTTTGGTTGCCCCAAGCTGCACTTAACATCTATATATTTGCCATTTCGGAGCTATAGATATCATGCTATGTTACGAACAATATTCAGCACTAGTGTGCTTCTGATATTACAAGCATGTTGAAGCCAGGAATTATAGGATTATTCATTGATCTTTTAAATGAAAAATTATAGTTGTATAGGGAAGAATAACAAAAGCCTACAGCTTATACATCGAAACAAAATCCAGTACCTTGTTTCATTTTGCTGCAAACTCTTCTAGCACCACCAAAACATGTCCAAGAAATAGCACATGAAATAAACCGTACAAGAAtagttattatatgcaaacaaTAAGCGTCATATGGTTTTCTAATATGATACAATAATTTTGTTTATAAAACATGCTTCTTTTGTGAGTTAACTGAGTCTGTTTCTATTGGCATCAGCCCAGATATTTGGATAGTTGGTAAGTAATGTGTGTCCATCAATATCTGATCATTTTTGTAAAAAGATAACACTATTATGTTCCTGAATTGTAGTTCCAGGGCTAGAGTCTAACCAGTATTGACAACGAGTGTTggaactcatactagtatgtagTCAGCATAAGATATCTCTTTAGAAGTAGCCACAAATTGCTAATATAAGAATAATAAAGAAAGAAGTCATTAGCCAATCTGTAAAATATAACCATTGTCAAATGCATTTTCTGAAAGAACTACTCACAGCATCCAGAAAGCATGACATCAGACATCCAGTGCACTAGAACTAAAAGCAAAGGGCATATATCATCCTATCAGGAATTTGCCTTAAGCTATTAAAATCAATCCAAACAAGAATCTAATCATTCATTGGCTATAAATTTTTGATTCTCTAACAATATCCACATCCACCATACAGCAAGTGAAAATTCCTTCCATTGAGAAGTAGCAACCAGTATAGTACAGCATTATAATTGCCAAATGAAAAGGTAACAGAGAAACAGAAAGAGTTAATGAAAAGGTGGACTGGTACTAAGTTGAAAAGGTAAGATGAGAAACAAAAAGAGTTGAATAAAAGATGGGCCGACACTAAGGTGCTAAAGACCCAGCATTTTGTTCATTGAAGGTGTCCAATAGAAGATATAATTCTCAGCAAAGTGACAACAACTTCCATAGAAGCAGTAGGAATGTGTGATCATTCTAATAATCAAACCTGTGGTCTATTAAATTTTATTGTTTTGCTTATATACATTATTACATAGAGAGAACCTCTAAGACAGGACAAGAAGCTATTGAGGTTCGGGGTATGGAACAAAGAATTGAAGATGTTTGTAATGCTAGACTACCTACATGGCTTGTTGGCCATGACGATACATATCACTTAAAACAACAATCATCTCATTGTCCTAGTTGTTCCCAGTGGAATTGGTAAGCACTACTCCAACCCTTACTTTTCATCATTTAACTAGGTCTATATAGCCAGGACATTTATCATTAACTGCTCAAGTAATTCAATTTTATCAACCACTTCATGGTAGCTTGAATATCCATAATTTCAAGACTGCTAGATAGTTCTAGCAACTTTTGCAAACCCATTCAAACATAAATAGTTTCTTGGATAAAAAATAATGACAACATATGGAACATTGGTATCAAATGATCTCAAAGAAGTAAAAAATGCAAGTAATAAGCAGCAGAACTGTTCTAGGATGTCAAGAAGTTCATGGCATCAGACTTATATACAGACAACATGAACTACTTTTCTTGATCTCCATAAAGCAGATCACTGCTAATATTTCTTAACCATGAACATTACCAAGAAATCAACATTCAAACAATCCCATAATACTAGACCAAAAAACATTGAGATGTATGCATTTTTTCAAACATGAAGGAAATATCTTATGCTTCTTGACTATTGCCAATTGAATTATATAACATTCTTCATGCATGTGATAGAACGATGCAATATTTTTAACTTTCATAACTACTTTATGTAAGCTACCGGAGAAGACGAGAAACAACATTTAGAGGGAGGGGGGTGAGACAAAGAGACCTCCACAGCAAATTTCTTCAAGTAACCAGACTGCCAAAGGGAAGGGGCTTTGTTTAGCCTGTGATCCTTCTCACTAACTATACTgcaatatctaacattatcttcTGGTTTGGAACTAAAGCAACAGTTCATGTAGCTTAGACTTTAACAAAGCCTAGAAATTCATTGCCTAAGATACTGATCTATGTAATGCACAAATTCATAACTACTTTATGGAAGCTACTGAGAAGACAAAAAACAACATTTGGAAAGCAGGGGTGGGGggtgtgtgggggggggggggggggtgagacAAAGAGACCTCCACAGCAAATTTCTTCAAGTAACCAGACTGCCAAAGGGAAAGAGCTTTGTTTAGCCTTGATCCTTCTCACTAACTATACTGCAATATCTATCATTATCTTCTGGTTTGGAACTAAAGCAACAGTTCATGTAGCTTAGACTTTAACAAAGCCTAGAAATTCATTGCCCTAAGATACTGATCTATGTAACGCACAAAAACAATGGTGACCATTCAAATCAGAAGAGGATGATTACAAAAGGTGGCAAAATACTACAAAGACATAAAGACaaatttctttttcatttaGTAACCCTAATTCATTTTCTTAATGCCCAAGTTTGCAATTTTCTTGTCAACAGAAGAAGTGTGGGATGAACCTACTGAATAGAGCCAATCATAATACTAACTAAAAGTAACTTCACCTGCCGACAGTGAGGAATACAGGCAGCAAGTTGGCATTCCTCATGATGCTATTACAATTGACACTAATTTCAATTGTCTAAATAAGAACTTAGTTAAACAATAgaatggtaaagaaaagaagttATAGTAGAGTTAGTATAACAACTTAAGAAATTTATCTAATTATTCAGCATGCCAAATTCTAAACATATGAACTCATATAGACCAACAAGCAGCATATCAAAGCACAACTTGCATCCTTGACCTCAAATATGACCTTCAATAAACACAAGATGCTTGCACAGCATGCTCCACAAAAATGAAATTTCCTTGATTCTTCATTATGTAAGCATTCTGAAGTGCTGTATCTCACTACACAGTGCTACAACCGGGGCATGCACAATACCCTCAAAATTCATATTTCTTTACTATTTAGATATGCACCTTCTTTCAATCAGGAGTGGCAATATAATCCTCTTATTGACTGTTGGGGCTTTTATTGGTTACTAGGCAAATCATAAGGTTCATGAGCCTCCTCTAAAGGACACAGTGTGTTATAATTACTTCCTTGAGACATACTagagtaagaaaaacagaaaaagtaACCATGAGAACTGAGCCAGTAGATGAAAAAGCTAAGACCTCCATGGTATAGCAGAACTTTCTCTTTAATGTTTTGAGCATAAATTATGGGGAAATATTCAGTCACATAACAGCAACTTAATGGAAAAACATTATTGACATGAGACAACCACCACGATATGGTATAAAAATTGCAATAGTGATCCAGTATTGCAGTGTGCAATTAAAATCTAACTTTGCAACCAAACCAGTGGTTCATGGAAGTTTTACCACTATAAACACAAGAATGCAGTATCCTTAAGATCCTACAATAAAGTCCATGATATAACGGTCGGTCCAAGTCAGAAGAGCCTAAAGGTTAAAAGGCTGTGTATATTGGACAAGGAATCCAGAAAAATACAGAGAGCTTAGGGAGGGAAAAAGGATAAACATGAACAATGGGTCCTGTTCTCCGATCTCTATTTGACCTCTCTGCATTACAAAGAACTGTAAAGAACAAGTTGGCAATCTATATTCTGCTACGGAGGCACGGCAAAAGTAAGAAACTTTTAGTCCACTTCACAATCAACACAAATGCCTGCTCAAATTCCAAATCTATATAACAACACCAATATAGGATATTAGCAGTGTCCTTAAGCATGCCATGTTACTCTCAGTATGAAAAAAAAAGTCTTGAACGAGAACAGATAATGTCAATATCAAACGCAGTGGCCCAACAAATTCCACTTCTTCACAAATCAAAATGCTTAAATTATACTGACTCTGATTTCCAAATGCACTTCGAAAGGGTGCTTAGCACAGAGAAAGGAAAACCACAAAATAGTTCTGAAACAAATGTGTATTTCTTCCAGCAAGCAAAAGAGAAGCACAAAGAAAACAAATCCAGCGCCATAGCAATTCCATTGCCAAGACAGTGGTGAACAGGAAAcgcaaaaaaaaaggatcaaaaTGCTCAGCTAATGCACTTCCCTCCTCTTTTAAGGAGCAAGCAACAGAATGCGCATGCTAATGCCTATCACTGACTCTATCAATTCCTTTATTTTTTAGTTGGCTTCATGAGTGAACAAAAACAGGGATCACTTCTAGGGGAAAAAAGGGTAAACTCAGCAACCACAGAAAcaaaaccaagaaaaaaaagagcaaaagtGAGTAAGATGGCTTACCAGTCCTTGCATCCCTCGCACTGGACCATGAGGTCGTCGGGGTTGTAAGGCATCTCGCACTTGCAGTACCTTCAGAATTTAAAGAGGAACAATTCGCCAAGATTAATCTAATTCGAAGAACCATGATCATCGTCACAAGTAAAAGAGAGTTGGGGAGCATACACTGCCACGCGGTCGGGGGTGAAGCCCCCAGTGGCGGCCTTGTACTCGAAGCGGCAGAAGTAGTCCTCGGCGCCGACATTCTCGAGCTTGGTGTAATTCTTGAAGGAGTGGACGGTGCACTTTCCTTCAATGGTATGGGCGCTCTGGACGTCGTAGTGGTCGGAGAGGAAGAGCTCCTTCGCCCCGTGGAACTGACGCCGCCCGCCGATCGACTCCTCCGGCCGGTAGTACCACCTCACCCGCACCCTCACGTTGTTCCGGTGGTCCGCCTCTATCTTCTCCACCCGAGCCACGTACGGCGGCTTCTCCGAGTCCGACGACCTCATTAGCACGCAGTCCCCCACTGCGTTTCACCCACAAatgttttagtcccacatcgaaggAATAACAAAAATTCGTCAGAGGAGTCGATGGAATGCGGCGATGGTGAGATACCTTTGACGACCTTGTTGGTGCCTTTGATGCTGTAGGAATCGAGGTCCTTCTTGCCGGGCTTGGTCTTCGccatcaccaaccaacctctctgTATCCCTATCTCTGTGAAGTAGTGTGGTGAGTGAAGtttttggaaagaaagaaatagaggGAATGGGCGAGATAGACGTCGGTAGTATTAATGGCTAAGTAGATGCTTTCGATTCCGTTCTCTCCGGGATATCTGACTGAGGGGATGGGTCTCGGGAGGACGAATGGAGTTGTTTCCGAGGGCAAGagacagaaagagagagaggtgagGACCGTGGCGAGGGAAACGCAAACCCTAGGGTGAgccgagagcgagagagagagagagagaggattccGGCAGAGGGATCGGTTGGGTTGAGATCGGGTTGGGATTTACCGTGATGGAAATGGGACTACGGAGTAGCTTTGCTTTCGCATGCATTTGCGCTGGGTATCCATCCGCCCGTCCATCGGCTGCTACATCCTTACGCTCCATGATGATTGCGAGGCATCAGCGGGATTGCCTTGGAGGCATCGTGGACATGCCCTCATGATGGAGCCATGGCGTCCATGATTTCCGTACGTGTGCATGCTCATGTGCCCTCGCGTGCATTGCACGtgatctctcttttcttttctttttcttatcctcTTTCTTGACTTGGATGGTGGATCTCTTGTATATGTACCATATACTGATTTCTTAAGGGGTTAATATAATGGTGCTTTTACAAGTACGATGGTAAATCAAACTCAAGTCCCTGCAATCAATATAAGAACTTGCTTTTGTGTAATGGAAGATGGAATTGTAAACACATCCTTAAATTAAATTTTCATCGGCATGTTTTAAGAAGTCATCTATGGAGCAAATTTTCAGCAGATAACAAAGAAATTGTTATTATTGACATTTGGAAGGATGCTTGAATATTTTTATaatcaaaatattttcataaaaaaacttttttgtgaTCAAAGTTTTATGACCTTCTAGCTCATGTTACCTAGCTGTCCAGTCCCACTCGCCAAAACCAAATCGGGCCTTCTTCTTCTATCCTTTCATCTTACTCTCATCCCAAGTCCCTCCTCATCTTCAAAAGTATCTCGGCAAAGTTGGTAGCAACGACGGTAGAGAGAATAGAGAAAactatagagaaaaaaaaagcaa
It encodes the following:
- the LOC103710006 gene encoding chromatin remodeling protein EBS-like → MAKTKPGKKDLDSYSIKGTNKVVKVGDCVLMRSSDSEKPPYVARVEKIEADHRNNVRVRVRWYYRPEESIGGRRQFHGAKELFLSDHYDVQSAHTIEGKCTVHSFKNYTKLENVGAEDYFCRFEYKAATGGFTPDRVAVYCKCEMPYNPDDLMVQCEGCKDWFHPSCMGMTIEQAKKLDHFLCSDCTSEDDAKRSVNGYPASPISEPKVESKRRKR